Proteins from one Hoplias malabaricus isolate fHopMal1 chromosome 2, fHopMal1.hap1, whole genome shotgun sequence genomic window:
- the LOC136687721 gene encoding phosphoinositide-3-kinase-interacting protein 1-like isoform X1 produces MLITLTYFKKFIFIKMLPPGPVTLAFVVATSASAIRECIDLNGVPYSGLKEISSSGEVCLNWINTTLTYNLTLDLDNKRETWDHSYCRNPDASPRPWCFVLTEKGIERQDCVIDTCREQTIGALSSAEGQTEPQSVHPHGESVAVKPDPGLGRRVSLGTSKKKKDLGALGYALGAILMAVIVLLGAGISIGYVYKKGLKLRMQQEQRTYEQEMHRINLPLSAFTNQTCDLSDEQPTSVQRIEKTEIEGHHEIHTSTEGLLTEALGSVASAQGS; encoded by the exons ATGTTAATAACCCTTACGTATTTTaagaaatttatatttattaaaatgcttCCACCTGGTCCTGTGACTTTGGCTTTTGTTGTGGCTACCAGTGCTTCAGCCATACGAG AGTGTATAGACCTGAACGGAGTGCCATACAGTGGATTAAAGGAGATCAGTTCATCAGGAGAAGTCTGTTTAAACTGGATAAATACAACGCTCACGTACAACTTAACCCTCGACCTGGACAATAAACGTG AAACATGGGATCACAGCTACTGCCGAAACCCTGATGCTTCCCCGAGGCCGTGGTGCTTTGTGCTGACGGAAAAGGGCATCGAGAGACAAGACTGTGTAATAGATACTTGCCGAG AACAGACGATTGGCGCGTTGTCCTCTGCTGAGGGTCAGACGGAGCCGCAGAGCGTCCATCCTCACGGAGAAAGTGTCGCAGTGAAACCCGACCCGGGCCTCGGCCGGAGAGTCAGCCTCGGAACCAGCAAAAAGAAGAAAGACCTCGGAGCTCTGG GTTATGCGCTCGGAGCCATTCTGATGGCAGTTATTGTACTGTTGGGGGCAGGAATTTCTATAGGCTACGTCTACaagaa GGGGCTAAAGTTGAGGATGCAGCAAGAGCAGAGAACGTATGAACAGGAAATGCACAGAATTAACCTCCCACTTTCAGCCTTTACCAACCAGACCTGTGACCTCAGCGATGAGCAGCCCACCAGCGTCCAGCGGATTGAAAAGACAGAGATAGAGGGACACCATGAAATACATACGAGCACGGAAGGATTACTCACAGAGGCACTGGGGTCAGTGGCCAGTGCTCAGGGGTCTTGA
- the LOC136687721 gene encoding phosphoinositide-3-kinase-interacting protein 1-like isoform X2 has product MLITLTYFKKFIFIKMLPPGPVTLAFVVATSASAIRECIDLNGVPYSGLKEISSSGEVCLNWINTTLTYNLTLDLDNKQTWDHSYCRNPDASPRPWCFVLTEKGIERQDCVIDTCREQTIGALSSAEGQTEPQSVHPHGESVAVKPDPGLGRRVSLGTSKKKKDLGALGYALGAILMAVIVLLGAGISIGYVYKKGLKLRMQQEQRTYEQEMHRINLPLSAFTNQTCDLSDEQPTSVQRIEKTEIEGHHEIHTSTEGLLTEALGSVASAQGS; this is encoded by the exons ATGTTAATAACCCTTACGTATTTTaagaaatttatatttattaaaatgcttCCACCTGGTCCTGTGACTTTGGCTTTTGTTGTGGCTACCAGTGCTTCAGCCATACGAG AGTGTATAGACCTGAACGGAGTGCCATACAGTGGATTAAAGGAGATCAGTTCATCAGGAGAAGTCTGTTTAAACTGGATAAATACAACGCTCACGTACAACTTAACCCTCGACCTGGACAATAAAC AAACATGGGATCACAGCTACTGCCGAAACCCTGATGCTTCCCCGAGGCCGTGGTGCTTTGTGCTGACGGAAAAGGGCATCGAGAGACAAGACTGTGTAATAGATACTTGCCGAG AACAGACGATTGGCGCGTTGTCCTCTGCTGAGGGTCAGACGGAGCCGCAGAGCGTCCATCCTCACGGAGAAAGTGTCGCAGTGAAACCCGACCCGGGCCTCGGCCGGAGAGTCAGCCTCGGAACCAGCAAAAAGAAGAAAGACCTCGGAGCTCTGG GTTATGCGCTCGGAGCCATTCTGATGGCAGTTATTGTACTGTTGGGGGCAGGAATTTCTATAGGCTACGTCTACaagaa GGGGCTAAAGTTGAGGATGCAGCAAGAGCAGAGAACGTATGAACAGGAAATGCACAGAATTAACCTCCCACTTTCAGCCTTTACCAACCAGACCTGTGACCTCAGCGATGAGCAGCCCACCAGCGTCCAGCGGATTGAAAAGACAGAGATAGAGGGACACCATGAAATACATACGAGCACGGAAGGATTACTCACAGAGGCACTGGGGTCAGTGGCCAGTGCTCAGGGGTCTTGA
- the LOC136687721 gene encoding phosphoinositide-3-kinase-interacting protein 1-like isoform X3, with product MPETWDHSYCRNPDASPRPWCFVLTEKGIERQDCVIDTCREQTIGALSSAEGQTEPQSVHPHGESVAVKPDPGLGRRVSLGTSKKKKDLGALGYALGAILMAVIVLLGAGISIGYVYKKGLKLRMQQEQRTYEQEMHRINLPLSAFTNQTCDLSDEQPTSVQRIEKTEIEGHHEIHTSTEGLLTEALGSVASAQGS from the exons ATGCCAG AAACATGGGATCACAGCTACTGCCGAAACCCTGATGCTTCCCCGAGGCCGTGGTGCTTTGTGCTGACGGAAAAGGGCATCGAGAGACAAGACTGTGTAATAGATACTTGCCGAG AACAGACGATTGGCGCGTTGTCCTCTGCTGAGGGTCAGACGGAGCCGCAGAGCGTCCATCCTCACGGAGAAAGTGTCGCAGTGAAACCCGACCCGGGCCTCGGCCGGAGAGTCAGCCTCGGAACCAGCAAAAAGAAGAAAGACCTCGGAGCTCTGG GTTATGCGCTCGGAGCCATTCTGATGGCAGTTATTGTACTGTTGGGGGCAGGAATTTCTATAGGCTACGTCTACaagaa GGGGCTAAAGTTGAGGATGCAGCAAGAGCAGAGAACGTATGAACAGGAAATGCACAGAATTAACCTCCCACTTTCAGCCTTTACCAACCAGACCTGTGACCTCAGCGATGAGCAGCCCACCAGCGTCCAGCGGATTGAAAAGACAGAGATAGAGGGACACCATGAAATACATACGAGCACGGAAGGATTACTCACAGAGGCACTGGGGTCAGTGGCCAGTGCTCAGGGGTCTTGA
- the rnf185 gene encoding E3 ubiquitin-protein ligase RNF185 isoform X2 encodes MASASPPPSATDSTATGSNGQTSGESGSQDSTFECNICLDTSKDAVISLCGHLFCWPCLHQWLETRPNRQVCPVCKAGISRDKVIPLYGRGSTGQQDPRERTPPRPQGQRPEPENRGGFQGFGFGDGGFQMSFGIGAFPFGIFATAFNINDGRPPPAPGTPQHMDEQFLSRLFLFVALVIMFWLLIA; translated from the exons ATGGCCAGCGCCTCTCCTCCACCGTCGGCGACTGACTCTACAGCCACCGGCTCCAATGGCCAAACATCCGGAGAAAGCGGCAGCCAGGACAGCACGTTTGAATGTAACATCTGCTTGGACACTTCCAAGGATGCAGTGATAAGCTTGTGTGGTCACCTCTTTTG CTGGCCCTGTTTGCATCAG TGGTTGGAAACGAGGCCAAATAGACAGGTGTGTCCAGTATGTAAAGCAGGCATTAGCCGGGACAAAGTCATCCCGCTGTACGGGCGAGGCAGCACGGGCCAGCAAGACCCGAG AGAGCGGACTCCTCCCCGACCACAAGGGCAGAGACCAGAGCCTGAGAATCGTGGT GGGTTTCAAGGATTCGGTTTTGGAGATGGTGGCTTCCAGATGTCCTTTGGTATTGGTGCATTTCCTTTTGGCATTTTTGCCACCGCATTCAACATCAACGATGGAAGACCCCCTCCAG CTCCTGGAACCCCACAGCACATGGATGAACAGTTCCTGTCCCGcctcttcctgtttgtggcgCTTGTCATCATGTTCTGGCTCCTGATTGCGTAA
- the rnf185 gene encoding E3 ubiquitin-protein ligase RNF185 isoform X1 — MASASPPPSATDSTATGSNGQTSGESGSQDSTFECNICLDTSKDAVISLCGHLFCWPCLHQWLETRPNRQVCPVCKAGISRDKVIPLYGRGSTGQQDPRERTPPRPQGQRPEPENRGGFQGFGFGDGGFQMSFGIGAFPFGIFATAFNINDGRPPPAAPGTPQHMDEQFLSRLFLFVALVIMFWLLIA; from the exons ATGGCCAGCGCCTCTCCTCCACCGTCGGCGACTGACTCTACAGCCACCGGCTCCAATGGCCAAACATCCGGAGAAAGCGGCAGCCAGGACAGCACGTTTGAATGTAACATCTGCTTGGACACTTCCAAGGATGCAGTGATAAGCTTGTGTGGTCACCTCTTTTG CTGGCCCTGTTTGCATCAG TGGTTGGAAACGAGGCCAAATAGACAGGTGTGTCCAGTATGTAAAGCAGGCATTAGCCGGGACAAAGTCATCCCGCTGTACGGGCGAGGCAGCACGGGCCAGCAAGACCCGAG AGAGCGGACTCCTCCCCGACCACAAGGGCAGAGACCAGAGCCTGAGAATCGTGGT GGGTTTCAAGGATTCGGTTTTGGAGATGGTGGCTTCCAGATGTCCTTTGGTATTGGTGCATTTCCTTTTGGCATTTTTGCCACCGCATTCAACATCAACGATGGAAGACCCCCTCCAG CAGCTCCTGGAACCCCACAGCACATGGATGAACAGTTCCTGTCCCGcctcttcctgtttgtggcgCTTGTCATCATGTTCTGGCTCCTGATTGCGTAA